In Macrobrachium rosenbergii isolate ZJJX-2024 unplaced genomic scaffold, ASM4041242v1 171, whole genome shotgun sequence, a genomic segment contains:
- the LOC136838180 gene encoding zinc finger protein OZF-like encodes MNPEHSLEYPLKSETEDALSHPSINQENSNMDAFSETSNDDSLSLDPLMDIKIEPEVFCESIEDDEYSYEMNSVVNEKDPLTCKKEVKQERRNSQNGEKPFRSSDSEKAFYKKINLTSHITNPTREKTFICNECGKAFSHKAVLKVHMKIHTGEKPFMCKECGKAFSQKPGLKGHMRIHTGEKPFMCKECGKAFSQKPKLKGHMRIHTGEKPFMCKECGKAFSQKPNLTCHMRIHTGEKPFMCKECGKVFSQKPDLTVQMRSHTGEKPFMCKECGKAFSREPDLKGHMRIHTGEKPYMCKECGKAFSKKPNLKGHMRIHTGEKPFMCKECGKAFSREPDLKRHMRIHTGEKPFMCKEWEGIFQETRSYMSYENSYWRSHLCARNGKAFSQKSNLTCHMRIHT; translated from the coding sequence atgaatccagaacattctttagaatatcctttgaaaagtgaaactgaagatgCATTGTCACACCCttccataaatcaagaaaacagcaacatggaTGCCTTTAGTGAAACCAGTAATGATGACTCTTTGTCTCTGGATCCACTGATGGACATCAAAATAGAGCCAGAGGTATTCTGTGAGTCTATTGAAgatgatgaatattcatatgaaatgaattcagtagtgaatgaaaaagatccactaacttgcaaaaaggaagtaaaacaagaaagaaggaatagtcagaatggagagaagccattcagaTCCAGTGACTCTGAGAaagcattttacaagaaaattaatcttacAAGTCATATCACAAATCCTACCAGAGAGAAAACATTCATATGTaatgaatgtgggaaagcattttcccacaAAGCAGTTCTTAAAGttcatatgaaaattcatactggagaaaagccattcatgtgcaaggaatgtgggaaagcattttcccagaaaccaggTCTTAAaggtcatatgagaattcatactggagagaagccattcatgtgcaaggaatgtgggaaagcattttcccagaaaccaaaaCTTAAaggtcatatgagaattcatactggagagaagccattcatgtgcaaagaatgtgggaaagcattttcccagaaaccaaatcttacatgtcatatgagaattcatactggagagaagccattcatgtgcaaggaatgtgggaaagtatTTTCTCAGAAACCAGATCTTACAGTTCAAATGAGAAGTCATACTGGAgaaaagccattcatgtgcaaggaatgtgggaaagcattttccagggaACCAGATCTTAAaggtcatatgagaattcatactggagagaagccatacATGTGCAAGGAATGCGGGAAGGCATTTTCCAAGAAACCAAATCTTAAaggtcatatgagaattcatactggagagaagccattcatgtgcaaggaatgtgggaaagcattttccagggaACCAGATCTTAAACgccatatgagaattcatactggagagaagccattcatgtgcaaggaatgggaaggcattttccaggaaaccagATCTTACatgtcatatgagaattcatactggagaagCCACTTATGTGCAAGGaatgggaaagcattttcccagaaatcaAATCTTACatgtcatatgagaattcatacctGA